A region of Myxococcus stipitatus DSM 14675 DNA encodes the following proteins:
- a CDS encoding ABC transporter permease has product MLEIIHRLLFATLDAAPALVFAALGAVLSERAGVVAVGMEGMMRTGAFCAAVAALVMPTPLAVGMGMLAGAGLAAVHGFLCIRWRSDQVVSGIALNLVALAGGTFLLETHFGPNGTPPIQQLGTWELPGLSSVPVLGALSGHAAPTYLALVLPLLLQALLTRTPLGLRLRAVGDKPHAVATLGLSVPALRWGAVLGSGLLAGLGGAVLSTTVLDRFEQHTPAGLGFMALAAMVFGRWTPLGAFLAAAFFAFGNALRIGLASSSPALLDLVPQGVLLALPYVLTLLVLTLQGQRNSTPAALGVPYEQESR; this is encoded by the coding sequence GGGCGTGGTGGCCGTCGGCATGGAAGGGATGATGCGCACGGGCGCCTTCTGCGCCGCGGTGGCCGCGCTCGTCATGCCCACGCCCCTCGCCGTGGGCATGGGCATGCTCGCGGGCGCGGGACTGGCCGCGGTGCATGGCTTCCTGTGCATCCGCTGGCGCTCGGACCAGGTGGTGTCCGGCATCGCGCTCAACCTGGTGGCCCTGGCCGGAGGCACCTTCCTCCTGGAGACCCACTTCGGCCCCAACGGAACGCCGCCTATCCAACAGCTCGGCACGTGGGAGCTACCGGGCCTGTCCTCCGTGCCGGTGCTCGGCGCGCTCTCCGGCCACGCCGCGCCCACCTATCTGGCACTTGTCCTTCCGTTGCTGTTGCAAGCCCTGCTGACCCGCACGCCCCTGGGCCTGCGCCTGCGCGCGGTGGGCGACAAGCCCCACGCGGTGGCCACCCTTGGACTCTCCGTCCCCGCCCTCCGGTGGGGCGCGGTGTTGGGCAGCGGACTGCTGGCGGGCCTGGGCGGCGCGGTGCTCTCCACCACGGTGCTGGACCGCTTCGAGCAACACACGCCCGCGGGCCTGGGCTTCATGGCCCTGGCCGCCATGGTGTTCGGCCGGTGGACCCCCCTGGGCGCCTTCCTCGCGGCGGCGTTCTTCGCCTTCGGCAACGCGCTGCGAATCGGCCTGGCCTCCAGTTCGCCAGCCCTCCTGGACCTCGTCCCCCAGGGCGTCTTGCTGGCCCTGCCCTACGTCCTCACCCTCCTCGTCCTCACCCTCCAAGGGCAGCGCAACAGCACCCCCGCCGCACTCGGGGTGCCATACGAGCAAGAGTCCCGCTGA